One genomic region from Asterias amurensis chromosome 7, ASM3211899v1 encodes:
- the LOC139940053 gene encoding inactive dipeptidyl peptidase 10-like isoform X9 encodes MFAASVNTGEDGKESPPKVTSSKHVEELVGGGSDNKNWRGIIISLLVIMLIVSLIVIAAFIVMPDNYLPKEFLFDDIFNETFKPSYHEMQWISGSKYVFKDQFKNILWRDLETEESDILITNRTLDDEQASNFWVNADMTHILLACYVKSLYRYSSYAKYKIYDIETELLVDLTAPGLKEVVDLRYAGWAQTGSALVFVYKNNLYYMDSVPQEYKVPAGNTAQQVTTTGQEGVIFHGVPDWVYEEEVLAKDNALYWSQDGASLVYATFNDSGIEKSWYPKYDNLLYSKVEELAYPKAGFANPTISLQVVNVSDLGNPITLVPPEIISKKDYYYQHVVWVDTNQVAVVWLNRPQNVSILTLCQVKTGECTINHDLRTPDGWVVDRGPPIFSKGSSELDYVRILPQREGSSGDYLHLALVSTHEAPGQVTFLTRGRWEVTEIVAYDKSEKLVYFLSTERSIRGRHLYSVSTEEPNKRTCLSCDGQANCTYYSAAFSPDGSWFKLNCLGFAVPHTIMKKTGTDRSVVVETNEVLAKALKEKSFPNKTFMELEVGDYTIPIQLWEPRVKDEKRKHPILVNVYGGPGSQMVNDKFELGWNAYLSSKYYVIIVNIDGRGSGFQGQKHLYKIFKRLGTYEVEDQLIAVRHILKNIEYVNTTKVGIWGWSYGGFVASMALSYGDDEETFKYGIAVAPVTDFRYYDSIYTERYMGCPAAVDNLQGYKLTNVSSRAKAFKGRNYFLIHGTADDNVHFQNSADLVRSLVQEEVMLRTQYYPDQKHDLDDPHVERHLYNAMSEFVHESIQKKDQNTEL; translated from the exons ATGTTTGCAGCCTCGGTAAATACCGGGGAAGATGGGAAAGAATCACCGCCCAAAGTCACATCGTCGAAGCATGTTGAG GAGCTTGTTGGAGGCGGCTCTGACAATAAGAACTGGCGAGGGATCATTATCTCACTACTCGTCATTATGCTCATCGTTTCATTAATTGTCATCGCTGCTTTCATTGTAATGCCAG ATAATTATCTGCCCAAGGAATTTCTGTTTGATGACATTTTCAATGAAACATTCAAGCCGAGTTATCATGAAATGCAGTGGATCTCCG GGAGTAAATATGTCTTCAAAGATCAGTTCAAGAACATCTTATGGAGGGATCTGGAGACAGAAGAGTCTGATATCCTCATCACAAACAGAACACTG gaTGATGAACAAGCTTCTAACTTCTGGGTCAATGCTGACATGACACACATCCTATTAGCTTGTTATGTGAAGAGTCTGTATCGTTATAGCTCCTATGCAAAGTACAAGATATATGACATTGAAACAGA ATTGTTGGTTGATCTGACTGCTCCAGGGTTAAAGGAGGTCGTTGACTTACGGTACGCTGGCTGGGCACAAACAGGGTCAGCTTTG GTGTTTGTGTATAAGAACAACCTGTACTATATGGACTCGGTCCCCCAGGAGTATAAAGTACCTGCTGGGAACACAGCTCAGCAGGTGACTACTACCGGTCAAGAGGGTGTTATCTTTCATGGTGTTCCTGACTGGGTGTATGAGG AGGAAGTTCTCGCTAAGGacaacgccctctattggtcacAAGACGGCGCTAGTCTCGTGTATGCTACCTTCAATGACAGCGGTATTGAGAAATCATGGTATCCCAAGTATGATAATTTACTCTATAGCAAAGTTGAAGAATTGGCCTATCCCAAGGCAGGGTTTGCCAATCCAACCATCTCTCTTCAGGTAGTCAACGTGTCTGATCTTGGCAATCCTATCACGCTGGTACCACCAGAGATAATTAGCAAAAA GGACTACTACTACCAGCATGTAGTTTGGGTAGACACCAACCAGGTTGCTGTAGTGTGGTTAAACCGGCCACAGAATGTCTCCATTCTAACATTATGCCAGGTCAAGACGGGAGAATGTACTATCAATCATGACTTAAGGACTCCGGATGGATGGGTTGTAGAT CGAGGGCCACCAATCTTTTCCAAGGGATCATCAGAGCTTGACTATGTGAGGATTCTACCACAGAGAGAGGGTTCGTCTGGTGACTACCTGCATTTAGCTTTAGTATCAACCCAT GAAGCACCAGGACAAGTGACCTTCTTGACCCGAGGTCGTTGGGAGGTCACAGAGATAGTAGCGTATGATAAGTCTGAGAAgttagtgtacttcttgagcaCAGAGCGATCTATACGAGGCAGACATCTTTATAG tGTGAGTACGGAAGAGCCGAACAAACGTACCTGCTTATCATGTGACGGTCAGGCCAACTGCACCTACTACAGTGCAGCCTTCAGCCCAGATGGATCCTGGTTCAAACTCAACTGTCTAGGCTTTGCTGTCCCTCACACTATCATGAAAAAGACTGGTACTGACCGCTCCGTCGTTGTAGAGACCAATGAAGTCCTTGCTAAGGCCCTTAAAGAGAAGTCCTTTCCAAACAAGACGTTCATGGAGCTTGAAGTTGGAGACTACACCATTCCGATCCAGCTATGGGAACCGAGGGTGAAGGATGAGAAACGGAAACATCCCATACTGGTTAACGTCTATGGGGGACCAGGCTCTCAGATGGTCAATGATAAATTTGAGTTGGGATGGAACGCCTACCTGTCCAGTAAATACTACGTGATTATCGTAAACATCGACGGACGAGGTTCAGGATTTCAAGGACAGAAGCACCTGTATAAGATTTTTAAACGGCTTGGGACATATGAAGTGGAGGACCAACTTATTGCAGTCAG ACACATCCTTAAGAATATTGAGTACGTAAATACCACCAAAGTAGGCATATGGGGATGG TCCTACGGAGGTTTTGTGGCATCTATGGCACTCAGTTATGGAGATGATGAAGAAACCTTTAAGTATGGAATAGCAGTTGCACCGGTTACAGACTTCAGATATTACG ATTCTATTTATACTGAGCGTTATATGGGTTGTCCTGCGGCAGTGGATAACTTGCAGGGTTATAAG CTTACCAATGTGTCATCGAGAGCCAAAGCTTTCAAGGGTCGCAATTATTTCCTAATCCATGGCACAGCCGACG ACAATGTCCACTTTCAGAACTCGGCTGACTTGGTGAGATCTTTGGTGCAAGAGGAAGTTATGCTCAGAACACAG TACTACCCAGACCAGAAACATGATTTGGATGACCCCCATGTTGAGAGACATCTTTACAATGCTATGTCAGAATTTGTGCATGAAAGTATCCAAAAGAAAGATCAAAACACGGAACTATAG
- the LOC139940053 gene encoding A-type potassium channel modulatory protein DPP6-like isoform X7, with protein sequence MFAASVNTGEDGKESPPKVTSSKHVEELVGGGSDNKNWRGIIISLLVIMLIVSLIVIAAFIVMPDEDNYLPKEFLFDDIFNETFKPSYHEMQWISGSKYVFKDQFKNILWRDLETEESDILITNRTLDDEQASNFWVNADMTHILLACYVKSLYRYSSYAKYKIYDIETELLVDLTAPGLKEVVDLRYAGWAQTGSALVFVYKNNLYYMDSVPQEYKVPAGNTAQQVTTTGQEGVIFHGVPDWVYEEEVLAKDNALYWSQDGASLVYATFNDSGIEKSWYPKYDNLLYSKVEELAYPKAGFANPTISLQVVNVSDLGNPITLVPPEIISKKDYYYQHVVWVDTNQVAVVWLNRPQNVSILTLCQVKTGECTINHDLRTPDGWVVDRGPPIFSKGSSELDYVRILPQREGSSGDYLHLALVSTHEAPGQVTFLTRGRWEVTEIVAYDKSEKLVYFLSTERSIRGRHLYSVSTEEPNKRTCLSCDGQANCTYYSAAFSPDGSWFKLNCLGFAVPHTIMKKTGTDRSVVVETNEVLAKALKEKSFPNKTFMELEVGDYTIPIQLWEPRVKDEKRKHPILVNVYGGPGSQMVNDKFELGWNAYLSSKYYVIIVNIDGRGSGFQGQKHLYKIFKRLGTYEVEDQLIAVRHILKNIEYVNTTKVGIWGWSYGGFVASMALSYGDDEETFKYGIAVAPVTDFRYYDSIYTERYMGCPAAVDNLQGYKLTNVSSRAKAFKGRNYFLIHGTADDNVHFQNSADLVRSLVQEEVMLRTQYYPDQKHDLDDPHVERHLYNAMSEFVHESIQKKDQNTEL encoded by the exons ATGTTTGCAGCCTCGGTAAATACCGGGGAAGATGGGAAAGAATCACCGCCCAAAGTCACATCGTCGAAGCATGTTGAG GAGCTTGTTGGAGGCGGCTCTGACAATAAGAACTGGCGAGGGATCATTATCTCACTACTCGTCATTATGCTCATCGTTTCATTAATTGTCATCGCTGCTTTCATTGTAATGCCAG ATGAAGATAATTATCTGCCCAAGGAATTTCTGTTTGATGACATTTTCAATGAAACATTCAAGCCGAGTTATCATGAAATGCAGTGGATCTCCG GGAGTAAATATGTCTTCAAAGATCAGTTCAAGAACATCTTATGGAGGGATCTGGAGACAGAAGAGTCTGATATCCTCATCACAAACAGAACACTG gaTGATGAACAAGCTTCTAACTTCTGGGTCAATGCTGACATGACACACATCCTATTAGCTTGTTATGTGAAGAGTCTGTATCGTTATAGCTCCTATGCAAAGTACAAGATATATGACATTGAAACAGA ATTGTTGGTTGATCTGACTGCTCCAGGGTTAAAGGAGGTCGTTGACTTACGGTACGCTGGCTGGGCACAAACAGGGTCAGCTTTG GTGTTTGTGTATAAGAACAACCTGTACTATATGGACTCGGTCCCCCAGGAGTATAAAGTACCTGCTGGGAACACAGCTCAGCAGGTGACTACTACCGGTCAAGAGGGTGTTATCTTTCATGGTGTTCCTGACTGGGTGTATGAGG AGGAAGTTCTCGCTAAGGacaacgccctctattggtcacAAGACGGCGCTAGTCTCGTGTATGCTACCTTCAATGACAGCGGTATTGAGAAATCATGGTATCCCAAGTATGATAATTTACTCTATAGCAAAGTTGAAGAATTGGCCTATCCCAAGGCAGGGTTTGCCAATCCAACCATCTCTCTTCAGGTAGTCAACGTGTCTGATCTTGGCAATCCTATCACGCTGGTACCACCAGAGATAATTAGCAAAAA GGACTACTACTACCAGCATGTAGTTTGGGTAGACACCAACCAGGTTGCTGTAGTGTGGTTAAACCGGCCACAGAATGTCTCCATTCTAACATTATGCCAGGTCAAGACGGGAGAATGTACTATCAATCATGACTTAAGGACTCCGGATGGATGGGTTGTAGAT CGAGGGCCACCAATCTTTTCCAAGGGATCATCAGAGCTTGACTATGTGAGGATTCTACCACAGAGAGAGGGTTCGTCTGGTGACTACCTGCATTTAGCTTTAGTATCAACCCAT GAAGCACCAGGACAAGTGACCTTCTTGACCCGAGGTCGTTGGGAGGTCACAGAGATAGTAGCGTATGATAAGTCTGAGAAgttagtgtacttcttgagcaCAGAGCGATCTATACGAGGCAGACATCTTTATAG tGTGAGTACGGAAGAGCCGAACAAACGTACCTGCTTATCATGTGACGGTCAGGCCAACTGCACCTACTACAGTGCAGCCTTCAGCCCAGATGGATCCTGGTTCAAACTCAACTGTCTAGGCTTTGCTGTCCCTCACACTATCATGAAAAAGACTGGTACTGACCGCTCCGTCGTTGTAGAGACCAATGAAGTCCTTGCTAAGGCCCTTAAAGAGAAGTCCTTTCCAAACAAGACGTTCATGGAGCTTGAAGTTGGAGACTACACCATTCCGATCCAGCTATGGGAACCGAGGGTGAAGGATGAGAAACGGAAACATCCCATACTGGTTAACGTCTATGGGGGACCAGGCTCTCAGATGGTCAATGATAAATTTGAGTTGGGATGGAACGCCTACCTGTCCAGTAAATACTACGTGATTATCGTAAACATCGACGGACGAGGTTCAGGATTTCAAGGACAGAAGCACCTGTATAAGATTTTTAAACGGCTTGGGACATATGAAGTGGAGGACCAACTTATTGCAGTCAG ACACATCCTTAAGAATATTGAGTACGTAAATACCACCAAAGTAGGCATATGGGGATGG TCCTACGGAGGTTTTGTGGCATCTATGGCACTCAGTTATGGAGATGATGAAGAAACCTTTAAGTATGGAATAGCAGTTGCACCGGTTACAGACTTCAGATATTACG ATTCTATTTATACTGAGCGTTATATGGGTTGTCCTGCGGCAGTGGATAACTTGCAGGGTTATAAG CTTACCAATGTGTCATCGAGAGCCAAAGCTTTCAAGGGTCGCAATTATTTCCTAATCCATGGCACAGCCGACG ACAATGTCCACTTTCAGAACTCGGCTGACTTGGTGAGATCTTTGGTGCAAGAGGAAGTTATGCTCAGAACACAG TACTACCCAGACCAGAAACATGATTTGGATGACCCCCATGTTGAGAGACATCTTTACAATGCTATGTCAGAATTTGTGCATGAAAGTATCCAAAAGAAAGATCAAAACACGGAACTATAG
- the LOC139940053 gene encoding A-type potassium channel modulatory protein DPP6-like isoform X12, protein MHSGHIKAATHVTVELVGGGSDNKNWRGIIISLLVIMLIVSLIVIAAFIVMPDEDNYLPKEFLFDDIFNETFKPSYHEMQWISGSKYVFKDQFKNILWRDLETEESDILITNRTLDDEQASNFWVNADMTHILLACYVKSLYRYSSYAKYKIYDIETELLVDLTAPGLKEVVDLRYAGWAQTGSALVFVYKNNLYYMDSVPQEYKVPAGNTAQQVTTTGQEGVIFHGVPDWVYEEEVLAKDNALYWSQDGASLVYATFNDSGIEKSWYPKYDNLLYSKVEELAYPKAGFANPTISLQVVNVSDLGNPITLVPPEIISKKDYYYQHVVWVDTNQVAVVWLNRPQNVSILTLCQVKTGECTINHDLRTPDGWVVDRGPPIFSKGSSELDYVRILPQREGSSGDYLHLALVSTHEAPGQVTFLTRGRWEVTEIVAYDKSEKLVYFLSTERSIRGRHLYSVSTEEPNKRTCLSCDGQANCTYYSAAFSPDGSWFKLNCLGFAVPHTIMKKTGTDRSVVVETNEVLAKALKEKSFPNKTFMELEVGDYTIPIQLWEPRVKDEKRKHPILVNVYGGPGSQMVNDKFELGWNAYLSSKYYVIIVNIDGRGSGFQGQKHLYKIFKRLGTYEVEDQLIAVRHILKNIEYVNTTKVGIWGWSYGGFVASMALSYGDDEETFKYGIAVAPVTDFRYYDSIYTERYMGCPAAVDNLQGYKLTNVSSRAKAFKGRNYFLIHGTADDNVHFQNSADLVRSLVQEEVMLRTQYYPDQKHDLDDPHVERHLYNAMSEFVHESIQKKDQNTEL, encoded by the exons GAGCTTGTTGGAGGCGGCTCTGACAATAAGAACTGGCGAGGGATCATTATCTCACTACTCGTCATTATGCTCATCGTTTCATTAATTGTCATCGCTGCTTTCATTGTAATGCCAG ATGAAGATAATTATCTGCCCAAGGAATTTCTGTTTGATGACATTTTCAATGAAACATTCAAGCCGAGTTATCATGAAATGCAGTGGATCTCCG GGAGTAAATATGTCTTCAAAGATCAGTTCAAGAACATCTTATGGAGGGATCTGGAGACAGAAGAGTCTGATATCCTCATCACAAACAGAACACTG gaTGATGAACAAGCTTCTAACTTCTGGGTCAATGCTGACATGACACACATCCTATTAGCTTGTTATGTGAAGAGTCTGTATCGTTATAGCTCCTATGCAAAGTACAAGATATATGACATTGAAACAGA ATTGTTGGTTGATCTGACTGCTCCAGGGTTAAAGGAGGTCGTTGACTTACGGTACGCTGGCTGGGCACAAACAGGGTCAGCTTTG GTGTTTGTGTATAAGAACAACCTGTACTATATGGACTCGGTCCCCCAGGAGTATAAAGTACCTGCTGGGAACACAGCTCAGCAGGTGACTACTACCGGTCAAGAGGGTGTTATCTTTCATGGTGTTCCTGACTGGGTGTATGAGG AGGAAGTTCTCGCTAAGGacaacgccctctattggtcacAAGACGGCGCTAGTCTCGTGTATGCTACCTTCAATGACAGCGGTATTGAGAAATCATGGTATCCCAAGTATGATAATTTACTCTATAGCAAAGTTGAAGAATTGGCCTATCCCAAGGCAGGGTTTGCCAATCCAACCATCTCTCTTCAGGTAGTCAACGTGTCTGATCTTGGCAATCCTATCACGCTGGTACCACCAGAGATAATTAGCAAAAA GGACTACTACTACCAGCATGTAGTTTGGGTAGACACCAACCAGGTTGCTGTAGTGTGGTTAAACCGGCCACAGAATGTCTCCATTCTAACATTATGCCAGGTCAAGACGGGAGAATGTACTATCAATCATGACTTAAGGACTCCGGATGGATGGGTTGTAGAT CGAGGGCCACCAATCTTTTCCAAGGGATCATCAGAGCTTGACTATGTGAGGATTCTACCACAGAGAGAGGGTTCGTCTGGTGACTACCTGCATTTAGCTTTAGTATCAACCCAT GAAGCACCAGGACAAGTGACCTTCTTGACCCGAGGTCGTTGGGAGGTCACAGAGATAGTAGCGTATGATAAGTCTGAGAAgttagtgtacttcttgagcaCAGAGCGATCTATACGAGGCAGACATCTTTATAG tGTGAGTACGGAAGAGCCGAACAAACGTACCTGCTTATCATGTGACGGTCAGGCCAACTGCACCTACTACAGTGCAGCCTTCAGCCCAGATGGATCCTGGTTCAAACTCAACTGTCTAGGCTTTGCTGTCCCTCACACTATCATGAAAAAGACTGGTACTGACCGCTCCGTCGTTGTAGAGACCAATGAAGTCCTTGCTAAGGCCCTTAAAGAGAAGTCCTTTCCAAACAAGACGTTCATGGAGCTTGAAGTTGGAGACTACACCATTCCGATCCAGCTATGGGAACCGAGGGTGAAGGATGAGAAACGGAAACATCCCATACTGGTTAACGTCTATGGGGGACCAGGCTCTCAGATGGTCAATGATAAATTTGAGTTGGGATGGAACGCCTACCTGTCCAGTAAATACTACGTGATTATCGTAAACATCGACGGACGAGGTTCAGGATTTCAAGGACAGAAGCACCTGTATAAGATTTTTAAACGGCTTGGGACATATGAAGTGGAGGACCAACTTATTGCAGTCAG ACACATCCTTAAGAATATTGAGTACGTAAATACCACCAAAGTAGGCATATGGGGATGG TCCTACGGAGGTTTTGTGGCATCTATGGCACTCAGTTATGGAGATGATGAAGAAACCTTTAAGTATGGAATAGCAGTTGCACCGGTTACAGACTTCAGATATTACG ATTCTATTTATACTGAGCGTTATATGGGTTGTCCTGCGGCAGTGGATAACTTGCAGGGTTATAAG CTTACCAATGTGTCATCGAGAGCCAAAGCTTTCAAGGGTCGCAATTATTTCCTAATCCATGGCACAGCCGACG ACAATGTCCACTTTCAGAACTCGGCTGACTTGGTGAGATCTTTGGTGCAAGAGGAAGTTATGCTCAGAACACAG TACTACCCAGACCAGAAACATGATTTGGATGACCCCCATGTTGAGAGACATCTTTACAATGCTATGTCAGAATTTGTGCATGAAAGTATCCAAAAGAAAGATCAAAACACGGAACTATAG
- the LOC139940053 gene encoding A-type potassium channel modulatory protein DPP6-like isoform X2: MNQVTGSTTHSSALGHLLRREKKKMKAKAAQQFVNNKPKEGVVQVELNEELVGGGSDNKNWRGIIISLLVIMLIVSLIVIAAFIVMPDNYLPKEFLFDDIFNETFKPSYHEMQWISGSKYVFKDQFKNILWRDLETEESDILITNRTLDDEQASNFWVNADMTHILLACYVKSLYRYSSYAKYKIYDIETELLVDLTAPGLKEVVDLRYAGWAQTGSALVFVYKNNLYYMDSVPQEYKVPAGNTAQQVTTTGQEGVIFHGVPDWVYEEEVLAKDNALYWSQDGASLVYATFNDSGIEKSWYPKYDNLLYSKVEELAYPKAGFANPTISLQVVNVSDLGNPITLVPPEIISKKDYYYQHVVWVDTNQVAVVWLNRPQNVSILTLCQVKTGECTINHDLRTPDGWVVDRGPPIFSKGSSELDYVRILPQREGSSGDYLHLALVSTHEAPGQVTFLTRGRWEVTEIVAYDKSEKLVYFLSTERSIRGRHLYSVSTEEPNKRTCLSCDGQANCTYYSAAFSPDGSWFKLNCLGFAVPHTIMKKTGTDRSVVVETNEVLAKALKEKSFPNKTFMELEVGDYTIPIQLWEPRVKDEKRKHPILVNVYGGPGSQMVNDKFELGWNAYLSSKYYVIIVNIDGRGSGFQGQKHLYKIFKRLGTYEVEDQLIAVRHILKNIEYVNTTKVGIWGWSYGGFVASMALSYGDDEETFKYGIAVAPVTDFRYYDSIYTERYMGCPAAVDNLQGYKLTNVSSRAKAFKGRNYFLIHGTADDNVHFQNSADLVRSLVQEEVMLRTQYYPDQKHDLDDPHVERHLYNAMSEFVHESIQKKDQNTEL, translated from the exons GAGCTTGTTGGAGGCGGCTCTGACAATAAGAACTGGCGAGGGATCATTATCTCACTACTCGTCATTATGCTCATCGTTTCATTAATTGTCATCGCTGCTTTCATTGTAATGCCAG ATAATTATCTGCCCAAGGAATTTCTGTTTGATGACATTTTCAATGAAACATTCAAGCCGAGTTATCATGAAATGCAGTGGATCTCCG GGAGTAAATATGTCTTCAAAGATCAGTTCAAGAACATCTTATGGAGGGATCTGGAGACAGAAGAGTCTGATATCCTCATCACAAACAGAACACTG gaTGATGAACAAGCTTCTAACTTCTGGGTCAATGCTGACATGACACACATCCTATTAGCTTGTTATGTGAAGAGTCTGTATCGTTATAGCTCCTATGCAAAGTACAAGATATATGACATTGAAACAGA ATTGTTGGTTGATCTGACTGCTCCAGGGTTAAAGGAGGTCGTTGACTTACGGTACGCTGGCTGGGCACAAACAGGGTCAGCTTTG GTGTTTGTGTATAAGAACAACCTGTACTATATGGACTCGGTCCCCCAGGAGTATAAAGTACCTGCTGGGAACACAGCTCAGCAGGTGACTACTACCGGTCAAGAGGGTGTTATCTTTCATGGTGTTCCTGACTGGGTGTATGAGG AGGAAGTTCTCGCTAAGGacaacgccctctattggtcacAAGACGGCGCTAGTCTCGTGTATGCTACCTTCAATGACAGCGGTATTGAGAAATCATGGTATCCCAAGTATGATAATTTACTCTATAGCAAAGTTGAAGAATTGGCCTATCCCAAGGCAGGGTTTGCCAATCCAACCATCTCTCTTCAGGTAGTCAACGTGTCTGATCTTGGCAATCCTATCACGCTGGTACCACCAGAGATAATTAGCAAAAA GGACTACTACTACCAGCATGTAGTTTGGGTAGACACCAACCAGGTTGCTGTAGTGTGGTTAAACCGGCCACAGAATGTCTCCATTCTAACATTATGCCAGGTCAAGACGGGAGAATGTACTATCAATCATGACTTAAGGACTCCGGATGGATGGGTTGTAGAT CGAGGGCCACCAATCTTTTCCAAGGGATCATCAGAGCTTGACTATGTGAGGATTCTACCACAGAGAGAGGGTTCGTCTGGTGACTACCTGCATTTAGCTTTAGTATCAACCCAT GAAGCACCAGGACAAGTGACCTTCTTGACCCGAGGTCGTTGGGAGGTCACAGAGATAGTAGCGTATGATAAGTCTGAGAAgttagtgtacttcttgagcaCAGAGCGATCTATACGAGGCAGACATCTTTATAG tGTGAGTACGGAAGAGCCGAACAAACGTACCTGCTTATCATGTGACGGTCAGGCCAACTGCACCTACTACAGTGCAGCCTTCAGCCCAGATGGATCCTGGTTCAAACTCAACTGTCTAGGCTTTGCTGTCCCTCACACTATCATGAAAAAGACTGGTACTGACCGCTCCGTCGTTGTAGAGACCAATGAAGTCCTTGCTAAGGCCCTTAAAGAGAAGTCCTTTCCAAACAAGACGTTCATGGAGCTTGAAGTTGGAGACTACACCATTCCGATCCAGCTATGGGAACCGAGGGTGAAGGATGAGAAACGGAAACATCCCATACTGGTTAACGTCTATGGGGGACCAGGCTCTCAGATGGTCAATGATAAATTTGAGTTGGGATGGAACGCCTACCTGTCCAGTAAATACTACGTGATTATCGTAAACATCGACGGACGAGGTTCAGGATTTCAAGGACAGAAGCACCTGTATAAGATTTTTAAACGGCTTGGGACATATGAAGTGGAGGACCAACTTATTGCAGTCAG ACACATCCTTAAGAATATTGAGTACGTAAATACCACCAAAGTAGGCATATGGGGATGG TCCTACGGAGGTTTTGTGGCATCTATGGCACTCAGTTATGGAGATGATGAAGAAACCTTTAAGTATGGAATAGCAGTTGCACCGGTTACAGACTTCAGATATTACG ATTCTATTTATACTGAGCGTTATATGGGTTGTCCTGCGGCAGTGGATAACTTGCAGGGTTATAAG CTTACCAATGTGTCATCGAGAGCCAAAGCTTTCAAGGGTCGCAATTATTTCCTAATCCATGGCACAGCCGACG ACAATGTCCACTTTCAGAACTCGGCTGACTTGGTGAGATCTTTGGTGCAAGAGGAAGTTATGCTCAGAACACAG TACTACCCAGACCAGAAACATGATTTGGATGACCCCCATGTTGAGAGACATCTTTACAATGCTATGTCAGAATTTGTGCATGAAAGTATCCAAAAGAAAGATCAAAACACGGAACTATAG